The sequence TCAGTAAGGTAGGATGAGTTCCCAGGGCTGACATAAGAAACTACATTTGAAAAATCATTCGAAACATGTTAATAACATTAACTACTGGTAACAATTaatgtgcatgtattttttaTGGGGAGCTGTGTATCTGCCTAACCTATGTATTGCACTATCCCCAAGAATAGAAAcacttggaaaaaaatcacacagctaacaaTTACAGACACGACAGGCAACAAACCAACTCAccaaccaaacaagcaaacaaaacacattAAAGGTAAACCATAAAACCCTACCATTAACCAACATCTTATACAGACTCTTTGTTTAACCTAATCCCATTAAACCTCAGTAATATTTCCATTAGACATAGAAATAATTACAACTGTTCTCTAGGACTCCCTAAAGAATAATGACATCACTGTTTCAGAACGCCTAGCCCCACTctgggcacagagtaggtgcACACTAAATAATGCCAGTGCTCTCCCGCATTCACTTCTCTATCCAACTAAAACACACTGATCAAGCTTTAACAAATCAAAACTGTCAGTAAtaaccaaaaaaatcaaaacatgctttaaactgtttaaagaaaagaagtataagctgaaaaggaaaggaagggctACCAGAACCAAAGAGCAGAGAAAACTCTGAACGGCCAGAAGTCACAGTGATAGGACCAGACTGGATTATTTGGTAAAAGAAAGGAAGTGGGATTCAGTGAAGAGCACACAGTTTCTGACTGATACTGAGCAGAAGCAGTACTGAGGTGTAGTCGGTCTGTGAGCAGCTGAAGCACGGCAGTGTGGTGGAAATTGGTGAGGAAAAACCCAGGATACTAACAGGTTCACGTGGAAATATTGAAATTTCCATGGATGATGTTGATGAGGTatggggtggagaggaggtcTGTGGCAGCTAAGGAAAAGTACCTGGAAGTCACTCTGGCTCACCTGGTTCTTATAGGTAACTGTGTTTTATCTTTGGaaacataaacatacacacactcagAGGCATGTGTACGTAGGTGAACATAcattggaatatatatattcaagaaatcacaaatattaatataattaatatatgcaTATCAATATTAATACATATAATGAAACAGTGTGCATTCACACAATACAAACTCTAGACAGCAGTGAATAATAAACCAGTGCCTTACTCAGACAGTTCTAAGAGTCTGAAATTGGTCTCGGGAGAGTTTGTGTTTTAGGATTTTATGAAAAGATTGAGAGAAAACAAGATGTGAACAAAAAAAGCTGATAAATACACAGATGGCATATGACAGATTCATATActtgaaatatatataactttattaaccaatgtcaccccaatcaatttaatacaaattttataaaaacacataaaagccaatgacaaacaacaaaaaaataaagaaataaactgattttaaatgaACCTTTTAACCAGCTGGCATCAAACAGAGAAAGAACCTTATTGTCTCTTCATCTCTTCATTGTCCCCATTCACTGATGAAAGCAACAACATCAATGGCACCAGGGAATCTCTCGCAGGTGACCGAGTTCATTCTCATGGGTATTTCAGGCAGCCCAGAGCTCCAGATCCcactcttctttgttttcctggcCATCTATGGGCTGACCGTGGCATGGAACTTGGGCATCATCACCCTCACCACTGTCGACTCTCGACTTCAGAcccccatgtactttttcctccGGCACTTGGCTGTGGTCAATCTTGGCACCTCTACTGTCATTGCCCCTAAAATGCTGGTTAACTTCTTGGTTTCCAAGAAAACCATCTCCTACTATGGGTGTGCAGTGCAACTGGGTGAATTCATACTTTTCGTTGTGGCTGAGATTTTCACACTTGCTGcgatggcctatgaccgctatgtggccgTGTGTAACCCCCTGCACTACATGGTGGTGGTGTCTCCACAGGTCTGCCTTCTGCTGGTGTTCCTTATACACTTCTGCAGCCTGACCACAGCACTGACTGTCTCTTCCTGTGTGTTCTCTGTGTCCTACTGCTCTTCCAATGTGATCAACCATTTTTACTGTGATATTATTCCTTTATTAGCATTGTCGTGTTCTGATACCTATGTTCCAGAAACTGTTGTGTTTACCTTTTCAGtaatcaatttgtttttctctatgaTTATTGTTCTGATATCCTACTTTAACATCATCCTTGCCATCTTGAGGATCCGTTCCTCTGAGGGGCGACACAAAGCCTTTTCCACCTGTGCTTCTCACTTGATGGCTGTCACTGTGTTCTATGGGACTCTCCTCTTCATGTATTTGCAGCCAAGGACCAACCACTCACTAGATACTGATAAAATGGCCTCGGTCTTCTATACCCTCGTGATACCAATGCTCAATCCCATCATTTACAGCCTAAGGAACAAGGATGTAAAGGACGCATTGAAGAGGTTCCTGCATAACCCATTGCAATCACTCAGACTAACGTAAATGTAGAACTATCTTCATGAAGGGTTTTCTTTGGCCTCTGACAATCCCGCTGTTCAGAGGCAACTAATAGTTTAAAACTCCAtgaattttaatgggaaaatcCTAATCCTTTTTCTTCCAACCTCAAACACCCAATTTTACCTTTAGAAAAATTCATTAGCTGACCCAAGAAAACACAGTTATGTAAGCAATAAAcagcaatattaaaataaacacattttaaaacacagttaAACTTATTAAAAgacttttataatttctaaacAAGGAAGAGCAAGCCTGATAGCTGGTGGTGAAGGCGCACATGGGTCACTTCTCAGAAAGTGGTCGAGTGAGACCATCTTTCCTGCCACAGATATCTTTTGTTCAGctattaaaagttttattgtttttgtagcatttttcctttaatttctcaA is a genomic window of Phyllostomus discolor isolate MPI-MPIP mPhyDis1 chromosome 6, mPhyDis1.pri.v3, whole genome shotgun sequence containing:
- the LOC114499075 gene encoding olfactory receptor 8J2-like → MAPGNLSQVTEFILMGISGSPELQIPLFFVFLAIYGLTVAWNLGIITLTTVDSRLQTPMYFFLRHLAVVNLGTSTVIAPKMLVNFLVSKKTISYYGCAVQLGEFILFVVAEIFTLAAMAYDRYVAVCNPLHYMVVVSPQVCLLLVFLIHFCSLTTALTVSSCVFSVSYCSSNVINHFYCDIIPLLALSCSDTYVPETVVFTFSVINLFFSMIIVLISYFNIILAILRIRSSEGRHKAFSTCASHLMAVTVFYGTLLFMYLQPRTNHSLDTDKMASVFYTLVIPMLNPIIYSLRNKDVKDALKRFLHNPLQSLRLT